AGGGAGAAGTGGGTCTCTTTGGTGAATGCTGCAAAGCCGCATTCGAAGAAGATCCTCgccttcctcggatacaaaccTGCTACCCCTTCCAGTTCCGCctggccggaggtcaagtagacccgcTGCTTTTATTATTTTCTCCTTTCTTTTGCTAGTTTGTCGCCACTGTCGCGACGTTCTTTTGTCGAGTCGCTAGGACTTGCTCGTTTGTAAGCGTCATGTAAATATATTGACTTTATAAATGAAAAATGGAGACCTCTTTACTTTGATATTGATGTCGATCCCCTTTTGTGTTTTCTTCCAGTTGGTATTCGATAATTATTCCAAAGTTGCTGGTCCGTCTTCCGCGACTCCTGCTACTTCATATTCCGATAGAGCACCTGTCGAAACTTGCGCTGTCGATAATTCTCATGTCCACTCGATGGAAGAGGAACTGGAAGATCTTCAAAGGCAACTTCATGACTTGAAAAAACAATCCCTGATTGTTATGGAGCAGTTGCAAAAATCTTCTGACCGTGAGAAGGCCTTGTGACacatccatcttgaaggagaatgttgagctaagggctcaacttgctttgctaacaagcaattatgagaaattggaagaaagtcatggaaagctttctagctcccatgatgatcttctagtctctcatgatttgctaaagttagctcatgaggctatcatgttaAAGGTAAAATcgtgtgagcctcatgtgaataCTAGTACTACTTCTCAatatgctattttgccatgtgctagtgcttttagttcacccactcatgctattgaatcatcttgtggtgaactaccttctatgccttgttgctctacaattccatgtgctagtgctactaattcacccacccatgctattgctatatcttgtggtgaattacataccttgccttgttgctctaacaatgaagcttccacttcctctagtacttgtgttgttactaaccatgtaggggaaatcgaagagctcgaggcccaagtcacttctttgaagaaggacttggtaaagggtaatgaaggGAAgcgatcccccaatgacaagtgtggacttggattcaactccaacgacaagaagaagtccaccatccacaagcggaagaaggaccaagggcatgtgaaggaccccgcgaagattgtgtgcttcaagtgcaagattgaagggcatcatgttagatcgtgccccttgaagaagaagccacttggcgagaagaaacaaggaaagcggcctcaagatggagctcatggtctacctcaaggccaagctcaagttctacctcgacttgaagaaaggccgctactcaagaaggatcaagccaaggctcccgttgtggagaaatcaagggagaagaaggagaagagaagaacatgctacatatgccatgagaagggccacatctcctccttttgcactattggtaactcatccaaccctatcttgatcggtggtgcttattctctttgcaaggataaggttggaaatgtgcttgccaaatatttgggcactcaatgtggtttctcaaaaagaaccatttgggttgccaagcctattgtgactaacttcttaggacccaactttgtTGGCGACCAtcaagccaaaatttgatcaataggtacatatggatggcatggaggcttgactagttcatgaagacttaggggatcttcatcattcttatttcctcaagtcaagtagtatccctttcatcctttacccatgcacctccttgcggtaacgagtcctcaactcctttacattgaaagttactcgcccccttttacatgtgttggttttgtaccttgcatgtggttgtgtatgttgtgcctcctacttgcttatcttgcttgcatgcatatatatgttgggtggcacatcatgtacaattgttctttgtcgagcctattgcatcttgttgatatcttagttgttggatCGTGTGAgagaattaatggactatcccattttgggggagtgatatgctttgtgcagttcacaatcctaaaatgtgcgacatgatgaattaaaattccataatgtccattaattatctcacttggtttttatttgcctcttgcacgaaaaatatctttctcacattatgggggagtattatgctttgtgcatcttacaAGCCAAGAAAATGTGAACACATAGAGTTGATATtttagattatcttgttcctatgtgacatgtttgctcaaacaaatcccTTTTTGCCTAAAATGCACTTATTGCTATTCTCTTTGATTTTTTCTTCCTAgcttcttttggatctccttatttcacttgaaactttttagtgttttgataaacaatggttgagtgatgatcccgcatttgtgcattttgtattcaaatgcaaaattctaaatagttcactaatcttgggggagctctcctatgcttgttagaacactctcttgtttcaagaatttgactttggaagacaaaccttttcttttcggtacttttgtgccatcatgaaaagcttTGAGAGTTTGGTTTATTtagaaccttgctttctttgggagttggttatctcattactttatatttggttttatttcctaaaatgagataagtccttgagcatgcttgttttagatatcttgctctatttctcttgtacctatcttgtgtgtgcatttttctttgtggataaatatcttcgtgatgttgtccacttagagagacttatatacatgagagatggtacatgtcttttgatatccctctttgttggagtccattccttTATTCTTATTTGACTCTTTGATGGCTTCACAAAGATCTTGGTTATGAGTGCTTGTGTTACCCTATTTGTATCTTCACGCACTCACACTTGTTTTTGGCACAAGCTTCATTTTTACTTGCCTCTTATTAAGCTTGTGTTTCTTTTTGGTTCattggattgcttgcttcatttgtcgaagctttctcaccttcatatcctcttgcaatctttgttcctcaatatagttggattccctcccggtattcgtcattgaatacgtgcatttgatttcactcacattatgagaaatgcacaccttatggaggaattctaactatattggccttccaaaccttttgtccattttggcaatcgatgccaatgggggagaagtttggagggtttgagggaattgcttttgtttggttcttaagcatttgcctctcatgcttgcatttgttgctttgcatggttgaatatttagaggatattccgctaggctttaattgccaatatatgtaatgaaattcaagttcattcacacatgcatatattatgggggatatTGTTccaaatattcaacttgggttgctcgctaaattccatatttaagcactctcaaagagattgacaacaattaccaaaatgggggagattgaaagaacatggagcccccatgtgtggttttggtaattgatgacaatccctatggactaacggttgtgttgagaatctatcttaggtagtgtccatagccatgtgtcggtttcaaggttgcaagatggagaagatcgagtacgatgaagacggtgtcgaagagagacgaagacggggttgaagatgaagagggatgaagacggcgtagaagatggacgaagacggtggcgtgcgtacaagatggatgaagacggcgtagaagatggatgaagacggtggaatgtacaatgatgaagagggtgaagacggagcttgccgactcgagtggaacgcgcaaggacaaggtttgtgctcgataggatagggggtcgcatcatcggagagagctcaaaccttgcatgcattgcatcatgtttcttggttgttcttggttcttatccatgagatgggttagagcttgtgattcattctcatgacaagctctagctcattggAAACGGATTtcggatgcatcgcatgttgcatgtgcgagggtgatgattttcccgatataccatattgagaggttacacctctatgaccatgagaaaatcatccccCACTAGTTTTCATATTTCCACTTTTTGTTGGGTATCTCCtggtcgccctctttccaacaaaattggtttcacctcatttggatcttcctagctcaagatatcGCATTTTCCGTATCGTCATATTTGAAAAAAGATAAAGAAAATGCTTTTTGGGctggaccggtactaccgcttgaagTACCGGTCCAAGTACCGCTTTCGGCTTCCAGGCTCCCTGGAATCAAACCGGTACCTGACCGGTACcggaccggtagtaccgtaacatagttacggtaccaggccggtaccgggccggtactaccgctctctcaGATCCAGATCTGCTTTTTTGgcataagcggtagtaccgctctgcagagcggtactaccggtttggggCATTTTCTGTCTATTTCTGCTCAGTTTgtgcgcgagcggtagtaccgctttgacaagcggtagtaccgctcgggcgcgaatctgaccgtttttcagccccaacagtcatatttttgggccccctatttatacctctcttccacctccgacccaactagctcttcccttccattctctctcctccattgttgaccttgaagagcttgttcctcctcttggtccctccactatttcttgcatatttttgggggaaaggagagaggagatctagatctagagctccaccaattgaatccctctccaagtgaggggatcttgctagatctagatcttggagttatttggtgtttctcctcatattttgttgttcgttccttattcccccaatagcttttgtagctttgttggaattttggagagaagaacttgggcatcatagtggtgttcttagccattgcattaggtgcatcggtttgggttctctccggggtttccgtCTAGTAGAGGGCgtgtttgaccttagtggtgttgttgctTTCGTGGCCTTGTTACCTTTGTGGTGTTGTACCCTTTGTgtccttgtagcctttgtggccttgtagcctttgtggcgtggtagcctttgtggcgtggtagcctttgtagccttgtagcctttgtggcgtggtagccttagtggcgtggttgcctttgtggagtgtgttagcctttgtggttttggagccggttgtggcgcgttggtgtcttggtggccttGTTGCCATTGTGGCgtgttgtaatctcttgtagccttgtacttgagagcctctgtgttgtggagttgcctcaagcttgctacttgggagtttgcccaagcttgtacgggtttggtgaccacccttaagggtcccttagtggatcgaggctttcccttggtggaaaggctcgaggagaatacggtggccctagtggctcattagagtgcctcgtgcctccacagcgctccaacggagacgtagcacccttgggtgtgaacttcgggaaacatcgtcgtctcctcgtgcaccggttacttctcaacccgagctcctttatctatgtgctttaccttgttatatctatcttgcctgatgtgctatacctagcttgttatcaccttgttgctcatcatactagcataggttgttggtgctcttaggcaaacccctagttgatagaccttgagctaaactagtaaacacttagtagttttattccgcctagtttagttcTCAAGTTGaaatttttatacaccgcctattcacccccctctataggcgacgtcctagtacattcaattgGCATCAGAGCTAGGactctcttatcttgttgggcttcaccgcctagagagtaatGACGTcggttagaggattagtgcacatttcctcttttacatttgatggcactaactatgatgcttggaaatcctacatgcttgattattttaggggcatgcacccacatgtggagcaaattcttgatatgggtttttctcctcctaaggatccacaaaatacatcttttgaggagaagaaaaattcttatctagatgctcaagctactaaagtgcttTGCCATGTTGGAGTCATGCTTGGCGAGGTGCACGTAGCGGGTTCCCCGGATCAGGTTCAGGCTctgcccgcacagacgagcaagtgcctcCTGCATTGCTCTTGCGAGCCCGTCCATCCAGTTGTTCTCGCGGACAGAGAACAGGATCCTCTCGGTCATAGGGGGTTCCAGTGTCCCCCTCAGGTCAGCAGTCACAACCCACTGGAGCTATCCTCCCGGCTGATCGTTGACCTCCcctccgaagaactcggggtgtgggcgcccgagGTAGTCAGTGAGTTCGTCCAAGTCTTTCTCGAAGACGAGGCTTCCTCCATTGcctagctggtaaaacttggtggggGCAAagtgctccatctgaaagtgaattggataAGTAGGTTAGAGAGGTGTCAGTGTGGCAAGATTTTAAGTAAGGTCATTAGGACTAGAATTGcatgaatgtttttgaaaagagTTCAAGGATAAGAGCGAGAATATTTTTCATAAGTATTCACTCCCTTTGTTTATAAACTAAGGTTTttcgaacgtccattctaactagagtCCTCTAAGGTCAagataggctctgataccaacttgtcaacacccggatttttaattccagatgcctatcatgccatacattgcaatcccaggaagattgtttttgcgagacataatagattggtaCTGTCACACATATCCATTACAGAACATAAATTGTCTTACAAGACAAGATCCCATGATCCAGAATAGATTACAACCATGGTTCATAAGTTCATAAAGCAAaataacatagcggaagcgacgtAGTGGGGTTCATCTAATCCACAACCAACACTTGACTATAGGAgggagtcctagttgtcgtagacgtcctgctgcttTCCTCTTGATCCAGGGGCTCCTCTTCATAgtttggccatttgaatagccagggcagagccatgagtactttagagtactcgcaaactaatactaattacTTTCATATCAAATATGACTCTAagatctaggttcatttgcaaaaAGCCAGTTTTCTTTCCTAAACACTTAATATTTCAAGAATTCTCGTTGTTCCTACGTacttaagtgggaacattagtgtcattcccacaactctgttggggTCCAGTCATAATTTATTTCAAGTCATAAGTCAAGTCAAACCAATTTCTGATGATGGAgacacagtatggcctttccaactgttcgtaaccgtggacacggctattcgaataggtttacactctgtagaggttgcacacttgtgccacaacatttgattacatccgtcagggataaccatgaataatcgtaactcaatacgtgcatcatcaaccttaacctttcaattatataccctagtacaggcacctctccccatgagcttggcctcccagtgaaggctACCTGCCagactgggaactgcacagggcttgggccggacagtcacctcattttcacgtcatttcactatcAACGAAGGCAGCcgcagcataacccctatgacgcttgttcagagggaacccatactaaaatacataaatttCGAGTTAAGCCcttcccataatcaggtattgtgggggtactatgaggttggaatggtatcgcattctaactcaatcatcagttttatcaaactcATTTGTCATTCATCATccctcattatcatcatcatcacccttCAATAGAATGAACCATCATTCTAAGGTCAAGTCACTTGTTCATGTGTCCCATTATGAGTATCCCAGTTTTaacttagcactagcatctaagtgtaagggggtgctatCTCCATATTGTCACCTATGCCCAAATGGTGTAATGGTGGTAGGCTACACTTAGACTCAAGTCAAACTTAAAAGAAATGAACTTAATAAAATCAAAGTAAAAGTTTGGTAAAGTAAAGCTGGGACTTATAAATAATTAAAGTATGATAGGGCCAAGTTTGGCACTAGCATAAGTAGAGAGGGCAAGGGTTTAGCTTGCttcattagcttgccttggtgggtacagtgatcaaagttttcttcctcctcctggtagaagaactcctcctcttcgtattccccggtactagcgtctataatggAATACGAGGATAACAATCACCACACAATTCTTAATGGCtacttagccttaatggctcactcaagatgaccTAGCATCATCACAATCATCTTTGCACATATAACTAAGGTTCCATTTACTTTTAgtatttttaagaaaaataatttcctctcattactatTAATCCCATTTAAATCCTCAAATAAGTAAGTATGAGGCCAACATAACTAAAAGCAGTGCCTCACCTCCAATtacttgggaaaataatttaaatgaagtGCTACACCTCATAAAGTTTAAATATTAATTTCttggaataaaataaaatgggttatatttactacatagccattatttaaaTTCTAGCTCAAATATTACCATAACAACTATACCATATTATTGCATATTAAATTAGAGAGTTAAAAATGTGAAtcatagcaattggattcacttcaaaattcatcatatttgattttataaatttatttgaattttgaaaactctctgtcttgttatttttaccacattatttctacaaccggtatgaggttgaatccagttGGATTGGTTAGaacttttcataagctttctaatgatttggttcagtagatttgaaactagtTAAATTTGATCAAAGCATCAGCAAGCAATTCCTAATTAAATTTTAAAATCAGTTTTGAATTCATGGGCTAGCGCGGGAATTTAAACACGCCAGAGGGGTAGAGagtagttgggccggcccacttcgcgtccagcgcgagcaggccgcctgactagcgggacccacgcgtcagtggctTTTAAAACGCGAATCGGTATCGACTAACGTGAGATGTAGGATTAGGAATAGATCGTGCGGCCGACGAGCATCGTCGTCTCCGGCAGATCCCGTGCTGCGACAGCGAGACTAGGGGGTCGAAGGGCCTACCGTTGCTCGGCGGTGCCGCGTGCGGAGAGGTGCGCGGTGACGTTGGCATGGACGACGAGTCGACTGGTACCAGTGGCGTCGCTCGAGGTGGCTCCAATTGATGGCGAGAAGctccgggtactggcgggctccagcGTCAAATTGGCGCTGCTCCGACGAGGATGTGGCTAATCAACTGGTCGAGGAGAAGCAGGGATGAGAGGAGAGTGAGGTGGTGTGAAGAGTTTGGGAGCGGgggtgctctatttatagaattCGAGGAGTGCCGCGGGTGCTCGGTGAGGTCGATCATGGCGCGGCCGTTCCAGTGCATGAAGGGGCGAGGCGAGGACGGCGTGCGATGGCCAGCATCATGgcaatgctcaacggctagctggcgcagaaAAAGGGTGAGGAGACGGCTCGAGATGGTGCAACGACTGCCGCGGTACTTGCGGAAGAAAGTTGACGAGGACGAGGGCGATGGTGCCTCCGCGTGCTTTCGAGCGTGTCTACGCGCTAGCTGGAGAGGAGGTGGTGCTCGATGCAGAAAAGGAAGAGTAGGGGAGGACGGAGGAGATGGGGCGTGTCCATactctggcgcgtccagtacgCGGTGACGCGCCTGTTGGCGTGCACAGGGCGGATTACTGGCGCGTACGGGCGTGTCTTGGCATGGCCAATGCCAGCCTCTCGCGTGCTAGGGCCGTGCATGGTCGTGATCGGTGATGCACgagagatgctccaggacaaggttaAAGGGAGAGAGGGGGTGCGAGAGGGAGCTGTCATGGAGAgcggcatggtgcacggcatggcCGTGTTCTGCCCTCTCCTTGCTTTAATCATCAAGGGCAAATCTTGGGCTTGGTCAGGGGGACATAGAGGAGTAATTATCATCACAAAACCAAAGTGGTTTAGGCTAAAATCCAGTGAATAAAAGCAGGTTTCACTTTGCCAGAAAGTTGTCAGCAAGGTGTTCGACACAATGCCcgcatgaaccaaaatttggaatTTTTCAGtgaattttggtggagtgtaaTTGAATAATCAATGTAGcatagtggtggtggtggtgtgcaaaatggtGCAGTTTTGTGAAATTTCAAATTTGGCATAATCTTAACTTTCTTTGTCGGGTCTCAtctttgcctttttattttgagcAGTTGGTGatgatctggtcaaagtggtcaacaccaaagttgttcaccttcatgtggtcttggatgaggtgcaaagagttggcaaggtTTAGTTGCAAAATCTCTAAATAaggtggctcaaagtagtgaccagattaGAAATTGCAATTttgaccataatcatatgtgagaTAGAATTTGAATTTATTTTCAATTTTATTTGGTTTTTCTTGGTCCCATTGATGTGGTTGAGTATTAAAATGATATAGGAAAGTAATCCAAGCAATGAAACCAAGTTTGATGGCCTTTGGCTCAAATTTGCATTTTTTGCCTAATTTTCCAAATTCACCTCTATGGAcaattttagtttctttttattttctttcatttgatcttGGAATGGAGTTTTTAAGTGATAGGTAGGGTGTATTAAGATTGTTGAAGCTTCTCAAGAAGTTAGATCATGGTTTGGACACTTATTTCTAATTATGTCCATAGGCTCATATTAACCCTATCTTGaatttattttcttttttatttatttttatcttCCCTTTATTTCAAAGTGTGTATAGAGGTCTTAGAAGCCAAACAAACAAGTTACACAATCAATCATGGCATTAGCAAGTCACTCATGCACGCATGGTATGCAAAAATTTAAATCCTTctaaagtttttgttaaccctaaATTTTGTCATTTGGAACTTGTGTCTTCTATTAACTTTGaagttttgggatgttacaaaccttccccccttacaaaagatctcgtcccgagatctaaagaaaactaggtactaaagagattgggatattccttcttcatatcatcTTCGCGTTCCtaggtggcttcttcttcggtatggttgctccactcTATCTTCGAGAAACTTGATGCTTAAGTGCGAGTGGTTCTGAAGGCTTCTTCCAGGATACGAACAGGTACTTCACGATAAGTTATGTCCTTGTTGATATCGATAGAtctatggtcgatgttcttgaatacctcTGTCTTCTCAGGTACTTCCAAGCACTTCCGAagtaacgagatgtgaaacacatcatgcacagcggacatttcttccggtagttccagttgataggatacttctcctcggcgactcagaactttgaaggggccAACAtatcgaggtgcaagctttcctcggagttggaatctctgcattcctttaagaggtGATACCttcagatatacgaaatctccgatatcGAAGGTCATCTCACGGCGTCTCttgtcagcgtaactcttctgctTGGAATGAGCAGTCTTGAGATACTcttggatcttgtgaaccttctcttcagcttatcGAAGAATATCAGGTGCAAAAGTGCGGCTATCTCCAACTTCGACCAGATTCGAGAGGgttcgacacttccttccgtacaaggcttcaaagggggctatctgcaggctagcttgataactgttgttatatgagaattctgcgAAAGGCAGAcaatcttcccacttggatccatactcaagcacacaggctctcaacatgtcctcaagaatctggttgactctttcagtctgtccatctgtctgtggGTGATATGCGGTGCTGAAATTGAGTCTGGTCCCtaatccttcatgtactttctgccaaaatcttgaggtgaactaagatcctctatctgacacaattgacttcggagtCCCGTGTAGACTAATTATTCTGGAAATATACAACTCTGCTAGCTTGGGAacctgataggtggttttgacaggTATAAAGTGAGCTACTTTGGATAACCTATCCACTACTACCCAGATTGAGTCATTTCCTTTGCTTGACTTGGGTAGTCTGTGATAAAATCCATTAAAatggaatcccatttccactcgggatctgtaATGGCTGAAGCAATCTgcgggtcgttggtgttctgccttgactcgctgacaaATATCACATTTAgcaatgtagcttccaatttctctcttcattccatgccaccagaattgttccttcaagtcctggtacatcttggtccctcctgggtgaatggaatacagagtgtcatgggcttctttcataATAACTTGTTTTAACTCAGAATCTGCTGGCACACAGAGACGTCCGTTGTACCAGAGAACTCCCTCTTCATCCTCAATGAATCCCGGGGCTTTTCCAGCAGCTATCTGCTTCTTGATTCCTTCAATGCTGGTATTTCccctctgggcttccttgatttgactcaTCAAGGTAGGCTGGAGTTCAATGCTAGCTAGGAATCCtttgctaactaactccagtCTAAGCTTCTCAAATTCTTGATGGAGACTAGGCTGTTCCGTTGCGATTATTGAGTTCAGTTGACATGGCTGTCTACTCAAAGCATCAgctaccacgttggccttgccggggtggtagcgaATCTCAAGGTCATAGTCTTTGATCAACTCAATACATCGTCTTTGTCTCATGTTtatctccttctgggtgaagatgtacTTCAGGCT
This Lolium perenne isolate Kyuss_39 chromosome 1, Kyuss_2.0, whole genome shotgun sequence DNA region includes the following protein-coding sequences:
- the LOC139834986 gene encoding uncharacterized protein codes for the protein MGNRCEIYSYHKSLKYIFTQKEINMRQRRCIELIKDYDLEIRYHPGKANVVADALSRQPCQLNSIIATEQPSLHQEFEKLRLELVSKGFLASIELQPTLMSQIKEAQRGNTSIEGIKKQIAAGKAPGFIEDEEGVLWYNGRLCVPADSELKQVIMKEAHDTLESRQNTNDPQIASAITDPEWKWDSILMDFITDYPSQAKEMTQSG